A segment of the Nasonia vitripennis strain AsymCx chromosome 2, Nvit_psr_1.1, whole genome shotgun sequence genome:
ACGGAAGCAAACACACCTACACTAATCAGCAAAGAAcataccaataaattaacaGAACACACCTGCCCGAAAAAGAGCCCACCCATTATCATTCTGATTCATAACAATAATTCACACAACCTCGCTAGACTCGACCACACACGCTATTACCCAAATGAAATTAGCGTTTCGCGCACTTTGCTCTTCTTTTTTACACAACGCCGTCGACGTCTCAATTCCATCTGCCCAATTTAGCCCACAATCGATAAATCGTCCTCCCAATATCCGAACGTATACACGTTTAAGTTCGCGTGTCCACACTGCGATTGATCGTACGTACGTACATACACGCACTTGCACGTGTAACGACGCATCCTTTGGGATAAGCGCAGCTGCATTAGTGTAGCAGCAAGGAAAGCATAATGACAAAGAGAGCAGGACGAAAGAGGGGAAGGAGAGACGCGACTGGCACAAAGGGAAAAACGTCGAGGGATTTTTAACGCTGCGCAGTtatcggctgctgctgctcggtgGGTATTTCCAAGTACTGCTGCACTTGGATGTGTAGAGGAGAAGTGGCGCCGTGCACTTTTCCGGATTATTTAAAGGAAAACTTCGATTTATATCTCGTAGGGATGAACTTTTTCCGGTGTTGTATTGAGGGCTTTTATTTAGGGTAAGTGCTAGAACTGCGTTTTTCGTTTTTGATCAAATTGTCTTTCAAGAACTTTCTGTAGTTACATGACAGCTTCTTACATAAACTTCTTCAAGTTttagtaattattttttattacataataatTAATCACTCGTCTCAAGAAGTGTCACGGATTTCAATTTGTAACGACAACAAACcgtatttttgtaaaaattcttTCTTAAAATGTTACCATACAGTCACACACATAAAAGGAATCACGATTTGTAGAGCGAACAAAGAGCTGCTGAATGAATGGCTGTCCCTAACTGCGTCGCAACTATACAGCTCCGGAGCACTAGACGTGGAATATATATCGTTGCATACTTTTATGGTATGAAATTTTACTCGAAATGCCGGGCTCTCGTGCCAACAACTACATCTATAcgtgttttattaaatttcgtCGAGTGTTTGCACAAGTGCTTTCAGGCGCTTATCTAAATCAAACGGGCTGCAGATTATCATCGCGTTCTATACCCTTTCTCGTAGTTACAAGCGTCGCTCTGCACGAACTTTTGTTTATGATTTTGATCATTGAATTAAACGGATTATAGAAGGACAATTGTTGTTACAGTTCGTGTCTGTACTTGCGTTTGTTAATCTCATTTTTTAAGCTCCTTCTTTTACTATTAACAAAAAGTTTATGAATACTTCTTGCatattaatttgttaaaagTTATGAAGGCTTTTAGTTTTCAAATTGAAGTATAGTCTATTAGTACAGaatgaaaaaaactttatccattaaatgctaaataaataaacacaaTCATAGATAACACAGATTAAAATTCAAGGTAGCACATAACAATGCTCGGTTTACTTGTCAATTCTCTCTTAATATATAAAtgtatgtatagtatatacGTAACTATACTATCGACACGTGTACACAAATACTCCCGCCTGATGATAATGAAACATTCATTATCAAGTGccggcttctttttttcacaTTCTCATTATGTTTACTCTCCAAGAGTTTAAGGCCTTAGCAATGTAAAACCGAAAAGGTATTCGTAAACAAAAtagcaattttaaattaattttccacAACCTCTGCTTAATGTATTAAATTGCGAAACTCATAACGCacacatttatttttacatttctaCCCATTCTATACCTCTATCTCCAAATTTGTTCGACTTTTTTTCCAACAAGACCTCCGACTTCCTTCCCTCCTTTTTTTTAGCCAACGAGCAAATGTTACACGGAGAATCCTAGCTGCGGTTCCGTTTTTAAATTAGCTTAGAGACAACGGTGCGACGCTTCTCGCTCGATCGTTTTCCTCCGTAAAGATTCGAGAAGGCGATACACCGAGAGTTGGAGTTGAAGCAGATGACGTGCGGTCGAGCGAAGAAATAGTTTTGCCTCACGgactttattttcaactgATTTCCTCGTGCTAATTCCACGTATTTGAGACGAGCTGGTACAAAGACGCTTCTATTCTCGGCGAATTGTACGGgctgattttaattttatttgcgAGAGTCTGTCTGATACGAGGTGTACAGCGTTAAGCAatgaggaagaaaaataaatatcgtaAATAATTCCGCAACTGTCAATGAATCAAAATAGTCGTTATCAGTTTAAAATTTGGCACATCCCATCCGGATTGtgattcaaattttgaatgagTCTCCGCCGACACTCCTCCAGTGCAAATGAGCGACAATAAAATTCATGAAATTCAAATCACAGCCGAGAGCGACGAGATCGCAAGAAAAGGgaaggaagaagaaagaaaaggtTCGATCATCCTCTCATTCGGTCGCCTCCTTGAATCATCATCTTCCAATCGTGATCCATGACGCAGCACGCGTACGACAGCGGCGAGAGTCTAAAAATTGCCATTGTGTAATTCGCGCGTTTACGTATACGTTACTGGAAAAGCTATCAATCTATTATCGCCTTATCTCTCCGCTTTCGCGGACGATCCTTGGATCGCGTTTATTGACTTTGACGGATACACTGCGCGAAATGAAACGTAAATGTTTTCGGGAGGCTCTAGCTGGTGAAAGAAAAAGTGTAATGAACGTTATTTTCTATGCGTATTGTTCGGCTCTTTTGTTTCCGGTGTTACTTATGCCTTGTTGACTTTGGTACTAAGAATATTTCGAGGATGAATCTGATGGTGGGATgaggtatttttttttattttgttattgctaTACCAGCGTATCGATAAAGAAAACGTGGACGTATCGGAGCATTAAATATAGACTTTGATAGTTTATCTTTGTACAATGAGTAATGCGCATACTTAGCATTCCGCAGTACATACGCTCGTTGCGATTCTATGAATATTTACGGTTATCGCATTAATCATCTATAAGTTACAGCATTGCGAGAAACTCAAtgaatttctgaaaaataagcGAATTGTCTTGTACACCTAGAAGATGCATCGCGTCTAAATTACAATGTTTTATTCATCGAATTTGAAAAAAGCAACCATACgcgtaaataaattattcagtACTGCAATAAAAAGTTTTGCATCTTCGCTATATACATTACTGCAGACAATGCCAGGGTCTATAGATCCTGTGTAAAGATTAAACAGCCCATATACCTTGTATTATACACACGTGAGTACAGGCGAACTCTTGAAATAAGAAGAGCAAGAGTTAACTACTTACACTTCGGCTGAAAATGCAAATCATGTGGGTCATGCAAATCATAGGTATATGTAAAACGACAGCGTAAAAAATCTCGGACAACTGCCAGCTGACGCTCTAAGCCTCAAAATGTGAAAAGTTCGTCCATTGATGCGAGGATGGATGGGCGATAGGACTTATATTTTACTTTCAAATGGGGCGTTACATTTAATGACGTACGGTAGTCGCGtcgaaaaagtttttaaattttcaagcagAACTGCGAGAAGACGTGCACATAATTTTAGCGaggattattaataaatttgaagCGCATAACACGAAAACCTATTTCCAGCATAAGAAGCCACTCAGCTGATATATTTAAACTTATCAGCTCGATCGTCAGAAACGCAGCCAAATTATACACTATCAGCGTCATCGCAAGTGTTATTTTTGCTCGCGAAGAGCTTCTTTCAGTGAACATctgttaaattaaaaattccccCTAAGACTCCCTCCAAAGGTTTTACACACTCCAGTATACGAATGACCGAAAAAAGTGTTTAGAAACGTACGTCGCAATAGCGCACAGCTGACTCTCGACCCGaatggtgtgtgtgtgtgtgtgtgtgtgtgtgtgtgtgtacttatAGCCTCTAGAGTCGCAAATATACTAAATTACCTTAATACTTTTAAGCAAGAGCTTTTCGAGGTTTTTAATTTCGAAAAGCTGCTCAAGCCTTTGATACAATCATCGGTAAACATACTAATGTCAGCGATCACAACAAACGTCGAGGAAGACACAGCTGATTTTCGTATACCAAAACAGTTTGCAACACAAAACCAGTACGACAGAGCGTTTATTTACACCGGTGACCTCACGCGCTAGGGACATGCAACGATTCTCAGCGTTGATACAAGCACATATACTTAATACCCCTTTATAACCGCGCGAAAACACTCGCGAATCcacgagagcgaaaaaagaagaagcgacAAGTTCAAGAACACGACTCGCTCAGTCCAAAAGCGCGACTACAAGGCAAACCACGCGCGCCTCTTTCTCGTGAAAAATCAATTCAAAAGCAGCCCAGCGCACGTCACCCAAAAAAGAGTCAACAAAACAACCCGTctacacagcagcagcagacagACGTTCCCCCCTGCGCACATAACTCCatcgtatatgtataataaaacaCTTACGTTTCTGCCGAATCCGCCGTAGCCTCTAGCCTGCGACGACGCCAGCGTAGGCCCGGCTCTGCTCACCCGGATAACCCTGCAGGTAGTCAGCTCGAGCCTGAGCGACAGCATCGCCCGGCAGCAGGACGCACCGGCGCTCGCCATCGTATAATATACACCTATATGTTGAACACTAGCGACggttcttttctctctctctttctccacgTGCAGCACAAAATCGCAAATATACAACACACTCACTGAGGCACAAGTAGTAACAGTAGTCGGGCGTCGACTCTCTCAGTATGTATAATCCTGTACGTACTCACAGGTCACTCACGAGGAAAATGCCTATGTATCCTAATCAAGAGGACGACTGGGCTTGACGACGACACCTGTTTGGTCGCGCGGACGCGGCGAGCGACGGCGGCATGTTCCGCGCTGCGGCCAGCACTGAATCAACGCTCGCGACCCGAGAGACAGACTCTCCGGCGAGTTTCGCTCCGGCAGATgtgctctgtgtgtgtgtgtgtgttgcgcgcgcgcgccgggagagagagagagagagaaaaagagcggtTCGACGAGCTAGCTGCTCTCTCCGCTACTGCGCTGTGTCATGCGCGTGCGAAACTCGAGTGTGACGATCAGCTGTGACGTGACGGCGGATGTGACGGTCTCTTTCGGTGGGGGATTTTTTGAAAAGGTGCGCGGATTGACCGCTGCGGTTTTTGAGAATGTATTATATAGTCAGCGGTAGTCGGTAATGGTTGGGGATTCGGAAGTTGGTAATGGGAAAATCGATTCGTCGAAGATGTCTAAGTTGTTAGGGAGATTGCACGCTTCATTGAACGGTGCGGGATGTAATTACTTAATTACTTCGCGTCTGACCGCTGTCAGTCGTTACTACTTGTTGGATGTTGTAAATTAACTGGTGTCGTTAGAGGAGGTAAGCGAGACATTGTATGATTGTGCATCTGAAGATGATGTAGCTGGTGTATCGGGTAGACTAAGTTTCAAGCTTGCAGGTTTTGAAATAATTCCATGGTACGTGCTTTGGAAGCGCTAAAGTTTTGGAACAGACTTATAGGAATAGGTAGTTAGTTGACTCGTTTAACTACTTTAATTGGATTTTGATAAACTGTTAAACCTGGTTTGCGTTAATGGGATTATTCAAGAAGCAATGTTTTAATTTTCGTCTggttaattttacaataaagaaataaaaaggaGTATTTTCTGCTGTTGAATGGTATATTGATTTTGAACTGCGTTACAAAAAGATTGTCAATTATTGAGATGCtcagcatttttaaaatatctttgtGTTATAAGATCATAATGTCCAAGAAATCTTCTATCACAAAAATCCATTCTTTTTCTTACAAaactacttttataaaaagaatattcatATATAAATAGACTTCTCTATTCAGCTTAAATtaccatttaaaatacaaaactaGTGTTGTCTTATATAATTGATTTTCTCCAATTGCACCAAAGGTTTCAATTGTTCCGCAAAGATCCTAATGTCTTCAGCAATTGCAGTCTGTCCACTTGGAGCTAGAACGCTCAACTCGACCAGATAACTCTGCGATATCGCTTCCATACTATCTGGAATCTTTGCTtgattcattttaaaaattttcgagaCAGTAACTTTCATTCTGCCCTTTCTAAACATATACCCTCTAATTATGTACTCAAAATCCAATCTACAACCTAGTTCATTCAGGAATTCAACAACTGTACTACTAGTTGCAATGTCAAGACTACTACGAACTACTGTTGGTTGAGATTTGTCGCCCAATTCTGGTTGACCAATGTACCTGAGCTGCCAAGGCATGTCTTGATAGTCTAAAGCTCTTCTTACTCTCAGAAGTAATGGTAAGTCTGGTGGTGGTCCTCTTCTAATACTGAAACACATCTCGTGGTCGTGGAATTGTTCTGGCCCTGTGTCGACATTGTCACACAGCCCTCGTAACCTATGCAGAAGCACCTCTACTGCACTGTCGAGTACTGAACCTTGTAGGAAATACTCCTGGTTAGGTATGATCTTCGATTTCAAAGCAGCACTGAGGCTGTCCATTGCAGTGCCTATTGGAGCTGACATGTTTGCTGAAATAATATAGATTGATatagaatattagaaaaagaGAAGATTATTTTAGAGGTTATGTTgacaaaaatgaaatttaacctggtaattattaaataagacTAATACTTTAATAAGGATGCAGGACTTCTTTCctgtcttcttttttttcgtatttgtTATTTTGATCACTTGTAGAAGTATAATCTGTAATCAGAAACCATGCGGAATGCAGCTGTCACATTCCTCTTCGTATTGATGTTATTGATTATTCTGTGTGAGTTAAGGTTAGGTATGTTTTGAAAGAAAGAGATAGAATATTTAGGAAGCTCTTACCGACGGAAGGTAAGTGTCGTTTTTTTTGGTCTTGTCAGCACAGTTTTTAGGTACGTTGCACTGTAAATACTGGCAATATGAATGGGTGTGTTCAAATTACTGTCCCAAGCCACCGGAGGTGCTGCCATCAGCTGGCGCCATAAATTCGAATGAGATTGATAATGAGGCACGCAAATAAACGAAATAAAATAAGGGCATAACTTTTTAAAGAGGTAAGGACAAATAGACTATACGCATATTGTTGTTATCATcatagttattattatttatattaacaaTGAACTTTGTACATGATTCGTTAATCTGCCATGCGGCACAAACGACAGTataaaaaggaaaacaaaTGTACAAAcgtaataacaaaaaaacGTTAATAGATCCTACGTATACGTAACATTCAATTATGGCATGGTGGGTGTCAACACGCATTCTGAAAAGGACATTAGCGCGCATACTGGATGAACAATGAGACAGGCGTTTTTTTCGTGTTTATACACTTTATCATGTTGCTAAATTGTTCTAATCAGTGGTGTAATTTACAGTGGCAATAAtaatgcattttaattttacgtGGATGCGTTTGAATTACAAGTGAGTTTAGCGATGCATTCTGCGTTTGACAATTGATTCTTCAGTAGTAGGTGAACAAAATTGTTTCGTTGTGTTCATGGCGAGAAAGTATAAGTCCACGATTCGGCTTAGACTTTGATATGCCTTTGGATCACAAATCATTGGAAAATCATATGCAGCGTACCAGACTTAAATTAACAGTCATCTTGAattagttttaataaataatagaccCGTATAAACCTACGAAAACATTTTTGCGGAACATACCTTACAATTCTTACgtataaatttacaaataaaagtaagtaaaaaaataaagactTTAACTACTGTTCAATAGTTAATTCTTAAGAAACGAAtatcataaaatataatatttttgttaagtACTAAACTTCACTAAATATTTTGAAGTCAGTATTTTTAACCTAgctgattaaataattattcataaataaaagaaaatataaaaatagccACAATGATATCACGCTTACAATTAATTGGGGTTGACATTCCAAAACTAATCTATGTGATAATTTTTACAGAATTGAAGATGACTGCTATTTTAAGTACAAGTGAAGTACATATCACATGTGTATATTGCAATTGACAGTTTAATTATTTCTAGTTTCcggttaaaaaataataaaatcttacaaatttgattaaaCATGCAAGAAGGCAGACAAAAATCTTTTGTAAATGCGTAGAAATCGCAACGCCACAAAAATCGGCCTGATATGAATTACTTAtttttgttcctttttttccaCGAGAGATTTACGTTTGTGCTCTGTAATGTTGCTGTTTGAACCGAGTTAattctgtaattttttgtatcattttttcatagaaTTATCAGTCACATCCAGACCATTAAGAAAATATCATTTTCCTTTATGTGTAGTCAAAGCGATTGTTAATGTTGTGTCACATTGAAAAAATCTCTTTTTCCGTGAGTTCGTCTATTTGAGCGTAGTTCATCGATTTAGATTTCATCATATTGCAAATGAGCTCTTAAGTGCATTTATTGCCCTTAATTATAGCTTCTTTTCATATTACATTTTCATAGAAAAACGTCACAAGCGAGCAGCCAAAGAAGTTCACAATATTTATACCCAAAAACGTCTATATAAccaatataattaaaataaataagattaACACTACTTTATATTTAAGTAATAATCTCAAGTTTGTTCCGTTCAATGGCATCTGTGTAATTTTAGAACATTAAATTACGCATAACAAAATGCTATTATATACAGCATAGAGTTAAGGTATGTTTAACTGCGGCTCGACTATTCctaaattttaaaaggttATTCaagtatattttacataaattatacaaaagaTAGTTATACGCAAATAAATAGGATGACTGATCCTCTGTTCCCAAAGAACTATGAATcatcaaaaaaagaaagtataaaagtaaatgaagtaaaaaaataacttctttGACTTCTCAAATACAATAGTATCGTAACTCTTATTTTCTAGTCAGCATATCACTGGCAATACACTAACATCTTTACAGCAATGTACAAATAAATGCGTCTTATACCGATGCATTATAGTTTTTATCATCCGTTTCTCAAACAGTATTGTCAAAATATACAAGGAGACGCGTCAATCGTCTTAAATTTGATAAACTGTACATACAACAATGATTAAATGATGTACACTGTTTTCGAGCTATTACATAGCAAAGCAAATCATGCAGAAAACGTTCGTTTAGGCATTTCAACGGCAAAACACTGcatttgtaaatttaataacttcatttattagaaaatgaaattttaattcaaacaAATAGACTAACAACATGTATCAATATAAGTATAATTTTACAATGTTATTGGTTAACATACACAAGACTTTTCTAAGAACTAATATTAATTCATTACACACTAGCAAGATTTTCTAATTATACGTTTCAatctcaaattgaaatttcGTTCTATTAATGCAATGTTTTCCATTCTCAATTGAACGTTTTGCCATGACTTGCACAAAAATTTAGCGATCTTTGAAGGAGATGAATTTACGGATACATACAAACGTCTCGTAGGCTAATTTGGTCCAACGACTAAAGGTTGTTCAAAAGACGCTTTTATCGCAACATTTATTCTGGACGATTTTAAGTAGATCACTCTCAATCGCATTAGATTCTCCCTCACaagtatattattaaaatctcTGGTCCAATGATAGACATCGAAAAGCAAAAGTATTGCCGTTCTATAAATAGAAAAAGAATTTCTCAAACATGATCAGAGAACGTTGTCGTGGTCATCGAAGCGACCGATGGCACTAGAAAAGACGAGGTCACTCAACAATACGTGGTTGATTCAACCATCGATAGGTTGCGAGAAATAATTAGCGTAGAATTAATCAACCATCAATATTCTTCTTGTTCAAATAGGCTGCCGCGGTATTCGCTCGGAATTTCTTAGTGACTAGTTTGCTCCTTATCTCGGTTCGGCTCTGTCTTAGGCCTTTTTCACTTTCCTCTCGCTGTGTAGGctgttttcttatttataATACTCCATCGAACGCGGAAAATAAAATCCAGCGAagtgcttcttttttttataatttacgcGCGCTGTACAATTAATTACAAGGACTCCACTTCCGGCAAGATCGAGCCAAGAGCAACGATGATCTCGTCGATCGTGGATTCGCTGACGTTTCATTTGAGCAACGTTTGCTAGGTCATCACGGTGTCTGTGAGGTCATCCTTCAGCCACTGCGGTATTGTCCGCGAACCAAGGCGCTTCAGGAGCTTGACCAGGGCTGTATTGTGCGATAAGTAGTACCTCTGCGAATGTTAAACCTGTACATTAGTCTcgataattataaatttaaaacttaaTGAGTTATAATATTTACCTGCAAGAACTTGTATGACCTATCCTCCATCGGTGGGTACTGGCGACCTTTACTCTTACCGAGACATTTGGTGCGATCCTCGTTTGTCACCTGACAGAAGAATCCTTTCTTCGGGTCATACCTCAAGTGCGTTGAGTAATTGAAGGTTGGAGTTATCTTCAAAAACCTCTGAAGCTCGTGAAGAGTTTCAATCGGGTTCTGGCGCAACAGTTCACCGTCGATTATGTGCAACTGCTGGGCTGGGTAATAGGACAGCCACCTCTCCAGATGCTGTGAGTATTTTCCAGGGTTCAGGCATCTAGAACATCGGTCGAATTACAATCTATCCCACGCTACGAACTAGAGCAAAGCAACAGCGGAGTAATTACCTATTCCTAAGATCTCTCAAGGCCTTGGGCGCCGTGTCGGTGGCCGTGATCACCGAGTGAAACGAGTAATTCTTGGCCGTGACGTCGCCGTGGACCTTGGTGTGCTGGTACCAAGAGTAGGCTCTCCTGGCGGGCGAAAGGAGTATCGTGATGAGCTTGGCTTTCGGCAGAAGCGCATGAGCTCGTCGGGGAACAAGTTCACCGTCGAAGTACGTCGCGGACTTTTCGAAGAGGTAGCGCGAGCTCTCGTTCTTCGCCGCCGGGAAGAAACTCATGTACCTGAAAGCGTCAATCAACATTAGTTCGATGCTTCAAAGTGAATAGTCATTTGAACCAGTCAAATGGACGGCGTGAATGAGCTGTCCTCGGAAACTTGGCTCAAACGTCTCTCGGGTATATAACATTTTATCtacttttaaattaaaatttgtcgTTTCAATCACGAACAGTCATTGAATTCTAAGGCCTTTAAATAAGCGCGTGTATGCAGGAGATTATGACACGCAATCGATAGCACGTCAAACGTCAAAGCAAGCTTACCAGTCAAGTCctctataataatttttcccgttaaaaaattgaatctcCTCAAAGGTATCGGGGCTAGGCAAATTGCTGCTTATAGCAGGATGAAGCGACAGGAATGTGTACAGAGCCGTCGTTCCGGTCTTCTGTGGTCCGATCACCAAAAACCTGGGCAACTGGTCGCACGTTTTGTTCTTCGACCATATCCTCTGATGGCGTGGATCGTCGCAAGGGTTCTAAAAAGTCAACATCATCATCATACATAAGCTAATCAAAAGCAAGAAAATACAATATTCATCACGGCTCTCCGCGTCAAACTTCCAATATAGaagaaatcaataaaatcagAGGGAGAGCGTATGAATTCTCGCGCGTATTATGCATGAGGCACAGCAAATGCCATCCTCAGACATTCGTTTCGAAATCAATAATCCATAAGTCGAACTTACACCCCAGACGGGATCCATCTCCTCCGGATA
Coding sequences within it:
- the LOC100120316 gene encoding mediator of RNA polymerase II transcription subunit 18, translating into MSAPIGTAMDSLSAALKSKIIPNQEYFLQGSVLDSAVEVLLHRLRGLCDNVDTGPEQFHDHEMCFSIRRGPPPDLPLLLRVRRALDYQDMPWQLRYIGQPELGDKSQPTVVRSSLDIATSSTVVEFLNELGCRLDFEYIIRGYMFRKGRMKVTVSKIFKMNQAKIPDSMEAISQSYLVELSVLAPSGQTAIAEDIRIFAEQLKPLVQLEKINYIRQH